atgtcctctctcattaacttagctcttttatctgaaattcgagctttgaatactcgaatgttgatacgacaacattttatgactcgaaatgtagtcagtggatgggtaattatttgggtatacagtatgatcttcttgattattattggtagtgctattccacaagcgacttatatcttatatggtagattagctactatcgtatatcttactaccggattggttctatgcttatactaaatcaatagttataatgactacagcttccaagcaaacatgattaccgtgatattgaaatccaacacttttagctgtcttaagcagtccagtggggtggtggtgtactgcaatcataaagaacttggttgtctgtatctcataaccggagtcatcttcagtattctaggaactataatgtctttgtttattcgatttgagttatacagttctggatcgcggatcatttgtacagagacgatagctacttataatgtgataataacgatacatggcctagctatgatctttatgttcttaatgcctgctttgtacggaggatatggtaacttctttgtaccaatatatatggtggttcggaagtcgtttcccaagaactaacgcgatctcctattttctagtaccattaggttctgtgttgttaactcaaagtatttgttccgagtttggtagtggtcttggttggacaatgtatcctccactaagtactagcttgatggtgttaaatccagaggcaactgattggattatcggaggtcttgcagtactaggaattagtagtattttaagttctattaacttccttggtacttgcgtcttcatgggttctaatgctggtgctaagaactatattctatatatctgggctatcatatttactgcccttatgttagtcttcactctacctattcttactggtggattagttatgatccttcttgatctacacgtaaacactgaattttatgattctatgtattctggtgatagtgtactttatcaacatctattctggttcttcggacatccagaggtatacattctaattgtattacacatcttctatttacatttaaatggttctagtaaccctgcaggtattgattccgcacttaaagtagccttctatcctcatatgttaatgaccgatgctaaatgtctatcctatctaattggtttaattttcttacaaacggcttttggtttgattgaattatcgcacccagataactccataccagtgaaccggtttgtaactccgcttcatatcgtacctgaatggtactttttagcatattatgcggtgttaaaagtaatcccatccaaaaccggtggtttgttagtatttatgtcctctctcattaacttagctcttttatctgaaattcgagctttgaatactcgaatgttgatacgacaacattttatgactcgaaatgtagtcagtggatgggtaattatttgggtatacagtatgatcttcttgattattattggtagtgctattccacaagcgacttatatcttatatggtagattagctactatcgtatatcttactaccggattggttctatgcttatactaaatcaatagttataatgactacagcttccaagcaaacatgattaccgtgatattgaaatccaacacttttagctgtcttaagcagtccagtggggtggtggtgtactgcaatcataaagaacttggttgtctgtatctcataaccggagtcatcttcagtattctaggaactataatgtctttgtttattcgatttgagtgaacacataagatcatcgaatttaacggtatgctcctgaaagtaacggtacaagctgtaaacaaaggactccttaacttaaactgaggagtcaagtaggtacaaaccgtacaaggattaattatgtccatctgtgcatctaagttgagactatcggttatatattttagacgctaacttcccggctaaactttgacttattaaaccagcctgggatcataaaagtactatgtatggtaagattgagcgtgaacattggatgtcaccatggttatagttacggtacatatataaaatctacagtacgatttgagatttgttacgtgacgagcggtgtgtttaagactagtttacatgcgctcattttaatatgtagttatttaacgaagttctattgtgctagcatggtttcgagaacacaccaaatttccatg
The DNA window shown above is from Besnoitia besnoiti strain Bb-Ger1 chromosome Unknown contig00067, whole genome shotgun sequence and carries:
- a CDS encoding cytochrome b (encoded by transcript BESB_070260), translated to MFLMPALYGGYGIDSALKVAFYPHMLMTDAKCLSYLIGLIFLQTAFGLIELSHPDNSIPVNRFVTPLHIVPEWYFLAYYAVLKVIPSKTGGLLVFMSSLINLALLSEIRALNTRMLIRQHFMTRNVVSGWVIIWVYSMIFLIIIGSAIPQATYILYGRLATIVYLTTGLVLCLY